In the genome of Pelodiscus sinensis isolate JC-2024 chromosome 3, ASM4963464v1, whole genome shotgun sequence, one region contains:
- the DCPH1 gene encoding damage-control phosphatase ARMT1 isoform X1, whose protein sequence is MAALPASLAGSSKGSFAYFTIKDRLPQILTRVIDTLHRHKNEFFEEHGEKGIEAEKNTISLLSKLRNELQTDKPLVPLDDNLPDVPLWNQYLEYQQNLLAGNEKPSWFQSPWLYVECYMYRRIHEALLQNPPIDDYDVFKEIKFHSFFESQQAIIALCTYLQELRKNIEDLDEKQLQREFFKLLQVSLWGNKCDLSISASEDNSQKVNSLELLDDLKHFILVDDMESIWSLLINIKKRRSPKEVTRIDIVLDNAGFELITDLVLADFLLSSKLVTEIHFHGKCIPWYVSDTTKHDFNWTIKQLQSANNRWMSKCGITWEGSIRKGVMVYHDHIFWTLPHEFCSMAQVATDLYTELQKSNLIIFKGDLNYRKLTGDRKWEFTVPFHQALNKFHPAPLCSLRTLKSDVQVGLKLGQGEQLVTSEPDWMITGKYGVVQFDMSL, encoded by the exons ATGGCGGCCCTGCCGGCTTCGTTGGCGGGCAGCTCCAAGGG atCTTTTGCATATTTTACAATTAAAGACAGGCTGCCTCAAATCCTAACTAGGGTTATTGATACTTTGCACCGACATAAAAATGAATTCTTTGAAGAACACGGAGAG aaaggcATTGAGGCAGAGAAGAACACTATATCCCTCCTCTCTAAGTTACGGAATGAGCTGCAAACGGACAAACCACTGGTTCCTTTGGATGATAATCTCCCTGATGTTCCACTGTGGAATCAATACTTAGAATATCAACAAAATTTATTAGCTGGGAATGAAAAGCCAAGCTGGTTTCAATCCCCTTGGTTATATGTGGAATGCTATATGTATCGCCGGATTCATGAAGCACTACTTCAGAA TCCTCCTATTGATGACTACGATgtatttaaagaaataaagttTCACAGCTTCTTTGAATCCCAACAAGCTATTATTGCCTTATGCACTTACTTACAGGAACTTCGTAAAAACATTGAGGATCTAGATGAAAAACAACTTCAGAGAGAGTTTTTTAAGCTGCTGCAG gtTTCATTGTGGGGGAATAAATGCGACCTCTCTATTTCTGCTAGTGAAGACAACTCTCAGAAAGTCAATTCTCTAGAATTGCTGGATGACTTGAAACATTTTATCTTAGTGGATGATATGGAAAGCATTTGGTCACTGCTTATAAACATCAAGAAAAGAAGATCTCCAAAAGAAGTTACTAGAATTGACATAGTCCTGGATAATGCTGGATTTGAACTTATTACTGATCTGGTACTGGCTGACTTTCTGTTATCATCAAAGTTAGTTACTGAAATCCATTTTCATGGGAAGTGTATTCCTTGGTATGTTTCGGATACTACAAAGCATGATTTTAACTGGACTATTAAACAGCTGCAGTCAGCTAATAATAGATGGATGTCTAAGTGTGGGATCACTTGGGAGGGCAGTATTAGAAAAGGAGTCATGGTTTACCATGATCACATATTCTGGACTCTGCCACACGAATTTTGTAGTATGGCTCAGGTTGCTACTGACTTATACACTGAGCTGCAGAAAtcgaatttaattatttttaaaggtgaTCTGAACTATAGGAAATTAACTGGTGATAGAAAATGGGAGTTTACTGTTCCATTCCACCAAGCCTTGAATAAATTTCATCCTGCACCTCTTTGTAGCTTGAGAACACTAAAATCTGATGTTCAGGTTGGTTTGAAACTTGGACAAGGTGAGCAGCTTGTGACTTCTGAGCCTGACTGGATGATAACTGGGAAATATGGAGTAGTTCAATTTGATATGTCTTTGTGA
- the DCPH1 gene encoding damage-control phosphatase ARMT1 isoform X2, whose protein sequence is MRSFAYFTIKDRLPQILTRVIDTLHRHKNEFFEEHGEKGIEAEKNTISLLSKLRNELQTDKPLVPLDDNLPDVPLWNQYLEYQQNLLAGNEKPSWFQSPWLYVECYMYRRIHEALLQNPPIDDYDVFKEIKFHSFFESQQAIIALCTYLQELRKNIEDLDEKQLQREFFKLLQVSLWGNKCDLSISASEDNSQKVNSLELLDDLKHFILVDDMESIWSLLINIKKRRSPKEVTRIDIVLDNAGFELITDLVLADFLLSSKLVTEIHFHGKCIPWYVSDTTKHDFNWTIKQLQSANNRWMSKCGITWEGSIRKGVMVYHDHIFWTLPHEFCSMAQVATDLYTELQKSNLIIFKGDLNYRKLTGDRKWEFTVPFHQALNKFHPAPLCSLRTLKSDVQVGLKLGQGEQLVTSEPDWMITGKYGVVQFDMSL, encoded by the exons atCTTTTGCATATTTTACAATTAAAGACAGGCTGCCTCAAATCCTAACTAGGGTTATTGATACTTTGCACCGACATAAAAATGAATTCTTTGAAGAACACGGAGAG aaaggcATTGAGGCAGAGAAGAACACTATATCCCTCCTCTCTAAGTTACGGAATGAGCTGCAAACGGACAAACCACTGGTTCCTTTGGATGATAATCTCCCTGATGTTCCACTGTGGAATCAATACTTAGAATATCAACAAAATTTATTAGCTGGGAATGAAAAGCCAAGCTGGTTTCAATCCCCTTGGTTATATGTGGAATGCTATATGTATCGCCGGATTCATGAAGCACTACTTCAGAA TCCTCCTATTGATGACTACGATgtatttaaagaaataaagttTCACAGCTTCTTTGAATCCCAACAAGCTATTATTGCCTTATGCACTTACTTACAGGAACTTCGTAAAAACATTGAGGATCTAGATGAAAAACAACTTCAGAGAGAGTTTTTTAAGCTGCTGCAG gtTTCATTGTGGGGGAATAAATGCGACCTCTCTATTTCTGCTAGTGAAGACAACTCTCAGAAAGTCAATTCTCTAGAATTGCTGGATGACTTGAAACATTTTATCTTAGTGGATGATATGGAAAGCATTTGGTCACTGCTTATAAACATCAAGAAAAGAAGATCTCCAAAAGAAGTTACTAGAATTGACATAGTCCTGGATAATGCTGGATTTGAACTTATTACTGATCTGGTACTGGCTGACTTTCTGTTATCATCAAAGTTAGTTACTGAAATCCATTTTCATGGGAAGTGTATTCCTTGGTATGTTTCGGATACTACAAAGCATGATTTTAACTGGACTATTAAACAGCTGCAGTCAGCTAATAATAGATGGATGTCTAAGTGTGGGATCACTTGGGAGGGCAGTATTAGAAAAGGAGTCATGGTTTACCATGATCACATATTCTGGACTCTGCCACACGAATTTTGTAGTATGGCTCAGGTTGCTACTGACTTATACACTGAGCTGCAGAAAtcgaatttaattatttttaaaggtgaTCTGAACTATAGGAAATTAACTGGTGATAGAAAATGGGAGTTTACTGTTCCATTCCACCAAGCCTTGAATAAATTTCATCCTGCACCTCTTTGTAGCTTGAGAACACTAAAATCTGATGTTCAGGTTGGTTTGAAACTTGGACAAGGTGAGCAGCTTGTGACTTCTGAGCCTGACTGGATGATAACTGGGAAATATGGAGTAGTTCAATTTGATATGTCTTTGTGA